The Hypomesus transpacificus isolate Combined female unplaced genomic scaffold, fHypTra1 scaffold_48, whole genome shotgun sequence genome contains the following window.
tcagagatgacagatcatttcaattgtgatctgagaaataccaaaaccactgagaagaactgtaatcaccagctgcatcatgggcactgcactatctatctatatttccagaagtatgtgtgtgtcaccaacatTATCgcaggcactgtgccctattTATAATTCCGGGAATCTGTGTGTGCGCCACCAATTTGATCATGGACAGTATGTACTAGTTAGTTCAATCGTGGTAGGCTACTGCACTctgttggattataaaaaggacacctgcaaaatatgaactttgcaaAGTGCCCGGTTCTTTCTGTGATCGTGGGAAATTAAACCCATTCTAActtctacgcacacacacacacacacagattcctgtcaTTATTAGTGAGCTGTACCACTCACAAGGCATGTCACACATGTCGCAATGTAAACACATTGGTCATTAAAGATATAGTATATTGTCTTTTTTCTAAACTTTTCTGCACTGCCGAAGTTCACATATTTTGCGTCAGTATCTGAGTAAGTCTGCTGTTCATTTGCAAGGTGACTGAAACATCCGAGCGCATCGACATGGAAAAGCTAAAGGCCAGAGAGCAGATCATGTTCTTTGACGATGTGCTGCTGTTTGAAGATGAGCTCCATGACCACGGCGTGTCCATGATCAGTGTCAAAATAGTGAGTTCAAAATATCCCTAATAGAAGAACTGAATCTTTAGGCTAACACATGCAACCAAAATTGTGCCTGTGCCAGGTAGCAATAACAATGGCCATGTCAATCCATGCAAAATTCTGAAAATATAATTTAGCTGCGTAGTGTTTTGTGCATTCACTTAGATGTCTTTGTCAAACCTGTTAGATCTTAAATGAAATGGGAAATCTTTAGAGGGTAATCACTTTTATTGTTAGTTGTAGTTATAACACAATTCACATTTTTATTATCAAATTATAAATATAATATGTAAAGCTTTTTACTACTAGATTTTCCACAGAAGATGTACCACTCATTGCCATCCCTTAGATATTTTTTTGACAGTCTCTGCCACCAACACATTAAACTGTTTTTTATGTGTAGACAGGTGGGAGAGGCCATGTTTACGAAGTGATTTCCTTTCAAGAAACAACATTGTTTAGGAGCTGAGTCATTAGTGTGGGTGAAGAaagatgttttgtgtgtgatgcAGAGAGTAATGCCCACCAGTTTCTTTCTGCTGCTGCGGTTCTTTCTGCGAGTGGATGGAGTACTCATCAGGATAAATGACACACGGCTTTATCATGAGGCAAGTAACTAAAGTAGCCATTGGATATCCGCATGTTACGTCAAGTGGAGAGAAAGTCAGGATTTGTATTGACATGGAGAAATCCTTGATCACACTGATGCATTTCTCCACAGGCGGGACAGAATTACATGCTGAGAGAGTTTAGTACCCGTGAGAGCAAGATTTCCGAATTACAGGTacgattttgttttttttcccctctttggAAGTACAGACCAGTTTAGGTCGCATAATTCCACCATAAAGCATCACTATCCTGAAAGACTGTTCTCTCTGTTCAGAACGTGCCTGCCGCGCTGTACACAGACCCTAATGAGATCTCCCAGCACTTATCCGTCAAACTGACAGAGTGTGAGAAGCTTGAGCTCCCAGTGACGGATGCCCAGCCAGAAGTTACAGAGGAGACCCCATGAACAAGTGCAGAACGGCTTGAGGATGGAGTCGTCACACACttgcaaaccaacacacacaaactcacaccctCATGTCTCAACTTGAGCCGAAGGTCTATGGAACAAGGCAGAGttcacccaccccccaccctactAAAAGAcattgtgtatttgttttgttagtCAACTGAAACACAGAATCTTCCCCCTTCCACACAGAACTTCATTCACATAGCTTTATTTTACCATTGTCAAGTCTTCTGATTAAGAGGGACGTTAACCATTTCTTGTATTTAGATGTTTTGTTGGGGCAGTGGGATGGACTGAAATAGGCTTTTATATTTAAATTCCATATTACAGTCTTTTGTTTGATTGCGTAGTCTTGAATTTGAAGGATGGGAAATGATTTTCTACACACAGAAATCTGGATATTATAGAAATGTAACAGGTGGATTGCCATTCCTCTCGTAAAACAAAATGGCAAAGATAAAAAGAGACCATTTGTAAATAAAGATACCTTTTCTATTGATttagtatttctgttttttttttcacttaCTGAAGTAGAGGCTTGTGTACTTCACATCTAATATTAAAATAACATCTCACTTGCTGCCTACCAAACTGTTTATTATGCTTTTGTGATAGAATAGTCTACATTCTCTGCTTGTTGTACTGTATGTCAGTCAtatgtaaaataataaaaaatgtaagcTTTAATATTTGTTCTAACATACTGTagtttttttcatgtttttatttgctAAAGCCAGGGAGATCTTGGGGGATAATTTGGCACATTTTACAAAATATAAACAAATAACTCAATCACATACAGTAATTGCATCACAAAGTGTATAATCCGTCTTTGGAGCTGAATATGTTCATTGTTTAATTATATTGTTTAGTGATGGAGATGTGtgatcagattcaagaccctggtactgaccttccgagcagtaaacgggactgcacccgactacatcaagtctctcctgcagccttacacccccacccgccacctacggtcttcttcagactaAGAGCTTGTGTGCGGttgtcccaacacaagctcttctcctgcctggccccccagtggtggaatcaactccccacctccatcagagacactgaccaggggcggttttaggcacgggcagaccgggcagCTGCCCGGGGCGCCACGAAGTTAGGGGCGGCATTTTCCGCATTATGTGTTTGGCGGCCTCTGCTGGCGTAAAAAGGTATTGCAATACCTTTTTACGCCAGCAGAGGCCGCCAAACACATAATGCGGAAAATGCCgcccaaaataaaacatttgcaggctcgcatgaagtgagATTTgatcccactagagcaaaaTCACTTGCACTCGAAAGTCCGTTGATTTACACCGCGTGCCATACCAGCTCTGAAATGTAAGCAATATGATTACGTActtgttaactacgttggccttcaggtaacattttgatttggcttcttctgaatcaactggttcccatagacacagGGGCAgacttacccattaggcaaggtaggcaaccgcctggggcccccagatGCCAGGGGGCCCCCAGATGCCAGGGGTGCCCTTGAAAGACTACATAAAAttactatatgatcaataataactataataataataaaaatcgattaaaagtcataaccttccacaaaagtatcaacaaagataccaacagagcgtttatACTATTTGTGTCAACtcaggcttcccctcccacccgatACTTCTGTTGTCTATTCCATCAATTGCAgcaactgcgcagcaaagcacgtcatatcagttggttaatgtgagacagtagaagagtgaagtgaatgcaaaaaccaatttgctaaatgtaacgAAACTCCCCAAGCGAggcacaaaagagaaagacaaaagaggagggTAAACaattgccaaactgaaactacaaAAGGAAACGTAATTTTtctccactggtatccaatgatgcggcagctagcacaagtgctgctcagtgatgtttggctagcaacagcagctagtgctcgtagcacaatttaccggggtcagcttctccacgcagggctctagactgagaccagatttggcattggtactgacaatgatcgccgCCAGCAAACGTTTTTTGAATTAagcatttccccctaaataattgTCAAGCTTATgtacgtttttgggggcctattttcagttaacagatggtaactactgtactgtttgaattgccattccatctgaaatactgccggtgacaatgttgttacaatagcttgtttcaaagggggttcttgaTGAATtcatgcaatatgagtaggctaaatgcttgaaaatatccctAGAAGGGTAATAGGTGACATaaagtcatagaggttaggactGTTTTCACTGCATTGCCCAAAATCTTaatttgatccaacttttcaactgaggctgctatagcttatcaatattatatatatatatatatatatatatatatatatatattaataatgaatatatggattgaaaagagtaagaataggagttaagggggccccaggacacaacgtcatttggcacggcggggaatcgatccggcaaccatctgattactagcccgactccctcaccgctcagccatctgac
Protein-coding sequences here:
- the tiprl gene encoding TIP41-like protein, which produces MLANLSAMVSHGFKSSKQDFTFGPWKVTAAKTHIMKSKDIERLAEEMSMPSLPEMLFGDNVLRIQHTDGYGIEFNAIDALKRVNNMQDSVKVACAQEWQESRADSEHSKEVVKRYDWTYTTDYRGTFIGDDLQIRVTETSERIDMEKLKAREQIMFFDDVLLFEDELHDHGVSMISVKIRVMPTSFFLLLRFFLRVDGVLIRINDTRLYHEAGQNYMLREFSTRESKISELQNVPAALYTDPNEISQHLSVKLTECEKLELPVTDAQPEVTEETP